ACGACGATGACAACACCTTCTACATAACTACTCAAAATTTGTGCGTCTGTAACCGCCGAAAGAGGTGGGGTATCTAGTAAAACAACATCAAAATATCCCGTCACAGTATCGAGTAATTGCTTCATTGCGTTTGATCCCAGTAGTTCAGATGGACTAGGTGGTATTGGTCCTGAGGTAATAACCGTGAGATTCTCAGAAATTCTAGTCCTTTGCAAAACATCTTGAATTGCGTATTGATTCATCAAAATATTTGTGAGGCCTACGCTATTTTGCACCTTAAACGTCTTATCAACAGTCGGCTTACGTAGATCTCCATCTATGACTAGTACTTTTTTACCTTGTTGTGCAAAGGTAACAGCTAAATTAGCAATCGTTGTAGACTTACCAGCAGACACTTCTGATGAGGTTACAAGAAGACTCTTCATGCCTTGATCTGCCATTTTAAAGTCAATTGTGGTACGGATTGTGCGATATTGCTCAGAAATAGGCGATTGCGGGTTGATACTTGTAATGATATCGCGATTATTATCTATATTTTTATTTATTTTAGACATGCTAAACTCCTACCTACTTCTTCTTTTTGCTGGTCTTTGTGCATCAAGTTCGCTTCTAGCACTTGCTCTAGCACTAGCTGGCATTTCTTGTTTTGCGACTTTATTGATAATATTTGTGAAATCACTTTTTCGTGCATATGTGGTTGTACCAAGTACTGATAAACCAAGGGATTCAATATCTGCTTCACTATTAATTTTGTTATCAAAAACTTCCTTAAAGAAGGCAATACCGAGACCCAAAAGCAAACCTAAAAGAACAGATACACCTATATAAAGTTTTGGCTTAGGGCTTATCGGAGTAGTCTGCACTTTTGACTTAGATAAAACATTAACATTGGTAACATTTAACAACGTTGCAGCATCACTACTAAATACTTTTGCAGTCTCATCAGCAATTTTTTGGGCAATATAAGGATCACCATATTTGACAGTCAAGATGATAACTTGTGAATTCGTTTGGTTTGATGCTGTAACTTCTTTTTGAAAAGCATCGCTAGGCAAGTGTAAATTACTTTTCACTTTATCCAGAATAGCTGGGCTGACAATGACCTGATTGATCGTGTTCGCCATTTGAATGTTACCACTAACTTGACCAGCATATGCACCAGAGTTATCAGAATTTGGCAATTTAGCAACTAATTGAGTTGAGGCAGTATAGACAGGGGTAGCTATAAAAAATGTATAAATCCCCCCCAATATCGTAACAATTAGCGTCGTAAACAATATTAAACTTAACCTTTGTCGAATCAGTTTAAAAATACTTCTTAAATCAATCATTTGTTCGTGTGTCTCCTGCATGTCATCTCCAATATTTTATTATTAATATTTTTAAAAATTACTTATCTATATAATTGCTTGTCTGACAAGCTACTTATACTATTAGTTCTTGCATTATCTGGTCCTTATCTACGAAAAAAATATTTTTATCTAATTTTTGGCATACCACAAAAAAATTTAGAATCATTACGCATGTTATTTCATTCACATATACCTAATTAAACTCTTTAATTTATAGATAAGAATCAGCTTAGTTCACATTTTTAAAACAAGAATCCGCCTAGTTACCCAACCATAAATTATAAAAAACTAATTTTATTCATACTAAATTAAAATACGCAATATCAAACGTTTGACATTACTAAAAACCTACATAATTATTTCATTTCCAAAACAATAGCTGATAGTTTTAAGTAAAGTGATCGTATAAACCTTTAAATACCGCGCTAATAGATACTATCCCATATAACCTATATTTGTTAGAAAGAACTATTATTTACCTAATAAAAAGTTCATTAAATAGCTATAGTAATTCAATTATAGCCTATTTAACATTACTTTTCAACCTAATATTTTTATTTAATTAAAATATTATAACATTTCATATAATTATGTTACATTTAATTGTAAAGTTTTTATCATAAACATTTCGTTGATAACTTGTTTATCGTTAGTAAATGTGGTTTTTTTAATAGTCTGTTACTTTTTGGATAAACCTCTCTATAATTTTGACGGCAACAGACATGTATTTTATAACCTTCGTAGTTACCTCTACCGCTAGTGCACAGCCACAATTGATTACAGCCTTGACTATTACCCACACGATTTTACAGTAGGTCAATCGTTATGAGTTGCTCCTCACATCTTATACAGATAAACAACTTTTTGCTATTGCAATAGTTATGCATCAAATACAATAAAAAAAAAGCTATCTCATAGATAACTTTCTGTAGTGCCTATATTATAGCGCCGTTTAACGGCTTATTTGTCTTCCAAGTAGTATTGTGCAACTTTGTTCAAGTTATCGTCAAATTCGAATACTAATGGTGGGAAGTTAGGGATTTCAAATTTCAAGATTTCGTCAGCTGACATTTTGTTGATGTGTTTAACCAAGGCACGGATTGAGTTACCATGGGCACCAACAAAAACGTTTTTACCATCTTTAAGTGCTGGTGCAATTTGGTCTTCCCAGAAAGGAAGTGCACGTTCAAGTGTTAACTCAAGGTTTTCAGCATCAGGTACGATTGAATCTTCAAGGTGTGCATAACGACGGTCACCATGTGATGAGAATTCAGCATCATGTGCCATTGCATCTGGGCTCACATTATATGAACGACGCCAGATAAGTACTTGATCATCACCATATTGGACAGCTGCATCAGCTTTATTAAGACCTGTCAACGCACCATAGTGACGTTCGTTTAAGCGCCAAGATTTTACAACTGGTACCCAAAGTTGGTCAGAATATTCAAGGACATAGTTCGTTGTTTTGATTGCACGTTTAAGAACTGATGTATAAGCGATATCGAATTCGATGCCAGCTTCTTTGATAAGTTCTCCAGCTTTTTTAGCTTCTGCAATCCCTTGCTCAGCAAGGTCTACATCTGCCCATCCCGTAAAGAGATTTTTTTCATTCCATTCAGACAAGCCGTGGCGTGCGAATACTAATTTTACCATGTTTTTATTTCTCCTGTAAGATATATAAGTTATGCTTTTGACCCTATGTGTCAAACATAAGCAAGCATCACTCTATTTTTTGAAACAATACCCTCTTAGTTTACACTATTTTTATCTTTTTTACCACTATTTTAAGACTATTTTCATGATTTTTTCAAGCTAGCTATCATAAGTAAGACCAGACTTGAAATCAATAGCATTCCTTACTTTTACAAATAGAGATGTATAAGCGCGATATCTGCATCCGATAAGTCTTTTATTAAGGATTAATCGCACATCATAATAACGTAACCAATTCATTTAATCACACTAGAATCGTCTCCATTCAAGGATTGCTAACTTCGCATCACTTTTAAACAGACGCCTAAAACTACCAGCCCCAACCCAACCATCGTTAAGAATTTCGGAAACGCATCTTGCAAGACAATCATGCCTAATA
The DNA window shown above is from Lactococcus paracarnosus and carries:
- a CDS encoding polysaccharide biosynthesis tyrosine autokinase; translation: MSKINKNIDNNRDIITSINPQSPISEQYRTIRTTIDFKMADQGMKSLLVTSSEVSAGKSTTIANLAVTFAQQGKKVLVIDGDLRKPTVDKTFKVQNSVGLTNILMNQYAIQDVLQRTRISENLTVITSGPIPPSPSELLGSNAMKQLLDTVTGYFDVVLLDTPPLSAVTDAQILSSYVEGVVIVVHANQTRKDGLLKAKKLLDQVNANILGVVLHGTEPKDSTSYYYYGVE
- a CDS encoding Wzz/FepE/Etk N-terminal domain-containing protein encodes the protein MQETHEQMIDLRSIFKLIRQRLSLILFTTLIVTILGGIYTFFIATPVYTASTQLVAKLPNSDNSGAYAGQVSGNIQMANTINQVIVSPAILDKVKSNLHLPSDAFQKEVTASNQTNSQVIILTVKYGDPYIAQKIADETAKVFSSDAATLLNVTNVNVLSKSKVQTTPISPKPKLYIGVSVLLGLLLGLGIAFFKEVFDNKINSEADIESLGLSVLGTTTYARKSDFTNIINKVAKQEMPASARASARSELDAQRPAKRRSR
- a CDS encoding phosphoglycerate mutase; protein product: MVKLVFARHGLSEWNEKNLFTGWADVDLAEQGIAEAKKAGELIKEAGIEFDIAYTSVLKRAIKTTNYVLEYSDQLWVPVVKSWRLNERHYGALTGLNKADAAVQYGDDQVLIWRRSYNVSPDAMAHDAEFSSHGDRRYAHLEDSIVPDAENLELTLERALPFWEDQIAPALKDGKNVFVGAHGNSIRALVKHINKMSADEILKFEIPNFPPLVFEFDDNLNKVAQYYLEDK